One window of Camelina sativa cultivar DH55 chromosome 4, Cs, whole genome shotgun sequence genomic DNA carries:
- the LOC104784219 gene encoding glutathione S-transferase T3-like, with protein sequence MESNNTPNNQSQPYFSLLNFPYDSFAPNVNIGSSQIPSFSSQPSSQPSSQPSQPPSQTEETAEQRRERRLWSTQDDLVLISGWLNTSKDAVVGNGQKAGSFWIRIGDYYETSSHVRDGAQPRRPDHCRQRWQKISKEVSRFCGAFAEAESERASGMNDLDVLQNAHQIYTNLYKKKFGMEYAWNVLRYEQKWTSLEAMNPTPKTTSSNKRKADEAAPSTGSVVGEHESRPAGIKATKRVRNKGKEKAAPSAEFSHMWEIKQKDLEGMKQLQKMSILDTLISKNETLDEDEKALKKKLMAELPLDYSTQSEEEAETCYYPPEPSQLNQLNEQVIQLNDQVIQLKVLVIQLKDQVIQLKDRVIQLTDQVNQLK encoded by the exons ATGGAATCAAACAATACTCCTAACAATCAGTCTCAACCCTACTTTAGCCTTCTTAACTTCCCATATGACAGCTTTGCTCCCAATGTAAACATTGGTTCCTCTCAAATTCCTTCTTTTAGTTCACAACCAAGTTCACAGCCGAGTTCACAGCCGAGTCAACCTCCTAGTCAAACAGAAGAGACAGCAGAACAGCGAAGGGAGAGAAGGCTATGGTCCACCCAAGATGACTTAGTCCTAATAAGCGGCTGGTTAAACACATCGAAGGATGCAGTAGTTGGGAATGGGCAAAAGGCAGGGTCCTTTTGGATCCGTATAGGAGACTACTACGAAACAAGTAGTCATGTCCGTGATGGTGCTCAGCCTAGGCGCCCTGACCATTGTAGACAAAGGTGGCAAAAAATCAGTAAGGAAGTGAGCAGGTTCTGTGGAGCTTTTGCAGAGGCAGAGAGTGAGAGAGCTAGTGGGATGAACGATCTAGATGTTTTACAAAATGCTCACCAAATCTACACTAACCTGTACAAGAAGAAGTTCGGTATGGAGTATGCTTGGAATGTTCTACGCTATGAACAGAAATGGACAAGTCTCGAGGCTATGAACCCCACTCCGAAGACAACCAGTTCTAACAAGAGAAAAGCTGATGAAGCTGCACCATCTACGGGTTCTGTCGTTGGTGAGCACGAGAGCAGACCCGCGGGAATCAAGGCAACGAAAAGAGTAAGGAACAAAGGCAAAGAGAAGGCTGCACCATCTGCGGAGTTTAGTCACATGTGGGAGATAAAACAGAAGGATTTAGAGGGCATGAAACAACTCCAGAAGATGTCCATTCTTGACACTCTCATTTCCAAGAATGAAACCCTAGACGAAGATGAAAAagcattgaagaagaagctaatggcgGAACt CCCATTAGACTATAGTACGCAGTCAGAAGAGGAGGCTGAGACCTGTTACTATCCTCCGGAACCATCTCAACTGAACCAGCTCAACGAacaagtgatccagctcaacgatcaagtgatccagctcaaggtaCTTGTGATCCAGCTCAAAGAtcaagtgatccagctcaaggaccgAGTGATCCAGCTGACTGACCAAGTGAACCAGCTCAAGTAA
- the LOC104782062 gene encoding uncharacterized protein LOC104782062 isoform X2, translated as MTQSQTNDGPVLTVEESAAPQTQTQQSNDMVLHTGSLSFSSHMSREDEEMTRSALSAFRAKEDEIEKRRMEVRERIQAQLGRVEQETKRLSTIREELESMADPMRKEVSVVRKKIDSVNKELKPLGSTVQKKEREYKEALDTFNEKNREKVQLITKLMELVGESEKLRMIKLEELSKSIETA; from the exons ATGACTCAGAGTCAAACCAACGACGGACCTGTTTTGACGGTTGAAGAGTCAGCAGCTCCTCAGACTCAGACTCAGCAGAGCAACGATATGGTTCTTCATACGGGGAGTTTGAGTTTTAGTAGCCATATGtcgagagaagacgaagagatgaCTCGTTCTGCTCTTTCTGCGTTTAGGGCTAAAGAAGATGAGATTGAAAAGAGGAGGATGGAAGTTCGTGAACGGATCCAAGCTCAGTTGGGTCGGGTCGAACAAGAAACCAAACGTCTCTCTACTATTCGTGAG GAGCTTGAGTCTATGGCAGATCCTATGAGGAAAGAAGTCTCTGTTGTTCGTAAGAAGATTGATAGTGTTAACAAAGAACTCAAACCTTTAGGTTCCACTGTTCAAAAGAAG gaaaggGAATACAAAGAAGCACTTGATACATTCAACGAGAAGAACAGAGAGAAAGTACAGCTGATAACCAAACTCATGGAG TTGGTTGGAGAAAGCGAGAAGCTGAGGATGATTAAGCTGGAGGAGCTCAGCAAGAGCATAGAAACCGCatga
- the LOC104782062 gene encoding uncharacterized protein LOC104782062 isoform X1 has product MTQSQTNDGPVLTVEESAAPQTQTQQSNDMVLHTGSLSFSSHMSREDEEMTRSALSAFRAKEDEIEKRRMEVRERIQAQLGRVEQETKRLSTIREELESMADPMRKEVSVVRKKIDSVNKELKPLGSTVQKKEREYKEALDTFNEKNREKVQLITKLMEMEQLVGESEKLRMIKLEELSKSIETA; this is encoded by the exons ATGACTCAGAGTCAAACCAACGACGGACCTGTTTTGACGGTTGAAGAGTCAGCAGCTCCTCAGACTCAGACTCAGCAGAGCAACGATATGGTTCTTCATACGGGGAGTTTGAGTTTTAGTAGCCATATGtcgagagaagacgaagagatgaCTCGTTCTGCTCTTTCTGCGTTTAGGGCTAAAGAAGATGAGATTGAAAAGAGGAGGATGGAAGTTCGTGAACGGATCCAAGCTCAGTTGGGTCGGGTCGAACAAGAAACCAAACGTCTCTCTACTATTCGTGAG GAGCTTGAGTCTATGGCAGATCCTATGAGGAAAGAAGTCTCTGTTGTTCGTAAGAAGATTGATAGTGTTAACAAAGAACTCAAACCTTTAGGTTCCACTGTTCAAAAGAAG gaaaggGAATACAAAGAAGCACTTGATACATTCAACGAGAAGAACAGAGAGAAAGTACAGCTGATAACCAAACTCATGGAG ATGGAACAGTTGGTTGGAGAAAGCGAGAAGCTGAGGATGATTAAGCTGGAGGAGCTCAGCAAGAGCATAGAAACCGCatga
- the LOC104782063 gene encoding uncharacterized protein LOC104782063, producing the protein MAEKKKHLHELLEDDQEPFHLNHYISDLRSQMGYSDLRVKKRKSDNNAATFPPPGLFSCESSCFFTAHKSPDPRKSPLFELRSPGKKKTRDGRVFLQIPARTAAILLDAAARIQKQQSEKGKTTNKARTRGNGFGMFGSVLKLLTNRKPKPRLDNADENAISLERGSEPTSSSSRRERFVEIGDKCFCDSPFHFVLQTSPSSSGPRTPHFTSTATSPARRSTEDEDSDETESLEKVRGQEEEDKEEEDKEQCSPVSVLDPLEEEEEEEDEDHQHEPDHLNLLPCSFDVVQRAKRRLLKKLRRFEKLAGLDPVELEGKMSEEEEDEEEEEEYEDSEEDDNIRIYDSDEEYEDVDEAMTRESRCAEEERSKKKNDERQKKWRMMNAWKVGLGAEEDVDVVVRKDMREETREWTKHGGEVEEAVSDLELSIFFFLIDELSHELVSSSP; encoded by the exons AtggctgagaagaagaagcatttaCATGAGCTTCTTGAAGATGACCAAGAGCCTTTTCATCTCAACCATTACATCTCTGACCTTCGTTCTCAGATGGGTTACTCCGATTTGCGTGTCAAGAAGCGAAAGTCCGACAACAACGCCGCCACGTTTCCTCCTCCTGGTTTGTTCTCCTGCGAGAGTTCTTGTTTCTTCACCGCTCATAAATCTCCAGACCCAAGAAAGTCTCCACTCTTTGAGCTCCGCTCTCCGGGTAAGAAAAAGACACGTGACGGTCGTGTTTTCCTCCAGATTCCGGCTAGAACCGCCGCAATTCTCTTGGATGCAGCGGCTAGGATTCAGAAGCAGCAGTCCGAGAAGGGTAAGACGACCAACAAAGCTCGGACCAGAGGAAACGGGTTTGGTATGTTCGGGTCCGTCTTGAAGCTGCTAACAAACCGTAAACCAAAACCACGTTTGGATAACGCTGATGAAAACGCGATTTCTTTAGAACGCGGGTCGGAACCAACGAGTAGTAGTAGCCGGAGAGAGCGTTTTGTGGAGATTGGTGATAAGTGCTTTTGTGACAGCCCTTTTCACTTCGTTCTTCAAACAAGTCCTTCTTCCTCCGGTCCCCGGACTCCTCACTTCACATCGACGGCTACTTCTCCGGCGCGACGCAGTACAGAG GACGAAGATAGCGATGAGACAGAGAGCTTAGAGAAAGTGAgaggacaagaagaagaagataaagaagaggaagacaaggAACAATGTAGCCCTGTCTCTGTACTTGACCCtcttgaggaggaggaggaggaggaagacgagGACCACCAACACGAGCCTGACCATCTCAATCTCCTCCCGTGCAGCTTTGACGTTGTACAAC GGGCTAAAAGGCGGCTACTTAAGAAGCTTCGTAGATTTGAGAAGTTAGCGGGGCTGGATCCGGTAGAGCTCGAAGGGAAGAtgtcggaagaagaagaggacgaagaagaagaggaagagtatgAGGATAGTGAGGAAGACGATAACATAAGGATTTACGATTCAGATGAAGAATATGAGGACGTAGATGAAGCAATGACACGAGAGAGCCGATGCGCAGAAGAGGAGaggagtaagaagaagaatgatgagAGGCAGAAGAAATGGAGGATGATGAACGCATGGAAGGTAGGGTTGGGAGCAGAGGAGGATGTGGACGTGGTGGTGCGGAAGGATATGAGAGAGGAGACCAGAGAATGGACAAAACACGGTGGAGAAGTGGAAGAGGCTGTGTCCGATCTCGAGctctctattttcttcttcttgattgaTGAACTTTCCCACGAacttgtctcttcttctccatga
- the LOC104782064 gene encoding UPF0481 protein At3g47200, with translation MVDAGEQPPSASVPNEGESLLKIRIERMHKKLKEPLRLLSSAAGKPTCSIFRVPQSMIDCNGRCYEPRVVSVGPYHRGKMHLKMIEEHKWRYLNVLLTRTQNLTLEDYMKSVKSVKSVEKEARECYSESIHMDSEEFNEMMVLDGCFILELFRKVSNLVPFEPNDPLVSMAWVLPFFYRDFLRLENQIPFFVLETLFNLTRGDNEEETNTSLPSLAFAFFNNMMHRTDEDVARFKELRAKHLLDLVRSSLIPESGLHEPPVTNPGKEKMPSHIIHNISKLRRAGIKLRELKDAESFLVVRFRHGTIEMPTITIDDFMSSFLENCVAYEQCHASCSMHFTTYATLLDCLMNSYKDVEYLCDQNIIENYFGTDIEIAEFVNSLGKDVAFDITQCYLKDLSEEVNEYYKSGWHVTWASFKFTYFSSPWSFASALAAFVLLVLSVIQTIYTDFQAYHK, from the coding sequence ATGGTGGACGCAGGGGAGCAACCGCCTTCTGCCTCCGTACCCAACGAGGGAGAAAGCCTCCTCAAGATCCGCATTGAAAGGATGCATAAGAAGCTGAAGGAGCCACTGCGGTTGCTTAGCTCGGCCGCGGGAAAACCAACTTGCTCCATCTTCCGAGTACCTCAGAGCATGATTGACTGTAACGGAAGATGCTATGAGCCGCGAGTGGTCTCGGTTGGACCGTACCACCGTGGCAAAATGCACCTCAAAATGATCGAAGAACACAAATGGCGTTACCTAAACGTTCTTCTCACCCGAACACAAAACCTAACTCTAGAGGATTACATGAAGAGCGTGAAGAGCGTGAAGAGCGTTGAGAAAGAGGCTAGAGAGTGTTACTCTGAGTCAATCCACATGGATTCAGAAGAGTTCAACGAGATGATGGTTCTCGACGGTTGCTTTATTCTTGAGCTGTTTCGTAAAGTTAGCAATCTTGTTCCTTTCGAACCAAACGATCCACTTGTGTCCATGGCTTGGGTTCTTCCTTTCTTCTACAGAGATTTTCTTCGTCTTGAGAATCAAATCCCTTTCTTCGTTCTTGAAACTTTGTTCAATCTCACAAGAGGAGATAACGAAGAAGAGACCAACACTTCTTTACCGTCTCTAGCGTTTGCCTTCTTCAACAACATGATGCACAGAACAGACGAAGATGTCGCCAGGTTCAAAGAGCTAAGAGCCAAACACCTCCTCGACCTCGTTCGGTCAAGCCTCATCCCGGAGAGTGGGCTTCACGAGCCGCCGGTAACGAATCCAGGGAAGGAGAAGATGCCGTCCCACATCATCCACAACATCTCGAAGCTCCGGAGAGCCGGGATCAAACTCCGGGAGCTGAAAGACGCAGAGAGCTTCTTAGTGGTGAGATTCAGGCACGGAACGATCGAGATGCCGACGATCACCATCGATGACTTCATGAGTAGTTTCTTAGAGAACTGCGTGGCCTACGAGCAGTGCCACGCGTCGTGCTCGATGCATTTCACGACATACGCGACGCTCCTAGACTGTCTGATGAACAGTTACAAGGACGTTGAGTATCTATGCGACCAAAACATCATAGAGAACTATTTCGGAACAGACATAGAGATCGCGGAATTCGTGAACAGTCTAGGCAAAGACGTGGCGTTCGATATAACACAGTGTTACCTCAAAGACTTGTCTGAAGAAGTGAATGAGTATTACAAGAGTGGTTGGCACGTGACGTGGGCTAGTTTCAAATTCACTTACTTTAGCTCTCCTTGGTCTTTTGCCTCGGCTCTTGctgcttttgttcttttggtctTGTCCGTTATCCAGACTATATACACTGATTTTCAGGCCTatcataaataa
- the LOC109132541 gene encoding uncharacterized protein LOC109132541 produces the protein MAPLVFNVSFPRSSFCESSVTKYSRPDGNKKLIDYTGMLRDHKLSKLERGIDIHTTRSRGGSLVEEVIEKLERFKVRTVNILVGGDDEEQKK, from the exons ATGGCCCCTCTGGTTTTTAACG TATCGTTTCCAAGATCGTCATTTTGTGAATCATCTGTCACTAAATATAGCAGGCCAGACGGAAATAAAAAACTGATAGATTATACTGGGATGCTTCGAGATCACAAACTTTCTAAGCTTGAGAGGGGCATTGATATTCACACTACGCGTTCCCGAGGGGGCAGTCTAGTCGAAGAGGTTATAGAGAAGCTTGAGAGATTCAAAGTACGTACGGTTAACATCTTGGTGggaggagatgatgaagaacagaagaaataa
- the LOC104782065 gene encoding ethylene-responsive transcription factor ERF024 — MQGTSKDNGGRHPLYRGVRQRRNSDKWVSEIREPRKPNRIWLGTFSTPEMAAIAYDVAALALKGTQAELNFPNSVSSLPVPASMSPGDIQAAAASAAAAFGAARDAIVMANNNSQTSGVAHVNDSYENTNMNEFMDDDLVFDMPNVLMNMAEGMLLSPPRPSAFDAAYYDADGFTGGNDYLWNFP; from the coding sequence ATGCAAGGAACCTCCAAGGACAATGGTGGCCGCCACCCTTTGTACAGGGGAGTAAGACAACGAAGGAACTCAGACAAATGGGTTTCTGAGATCCGTGAGCCAAGAAAACCAAACCGTATCTGGTTAGGAACATTCTCCACTCCCGAGATGGCGGCAATAGCCTATGACGTGGCCGCTCTAGCCCTCAAAGGCACTCAAGCTGAGCTCAACTTCCCAAACTCGGTTTCCTCTTTGCCTGTCCCAGCCTCCATGTCTCCAGGAGACATCCAAGCAGCAGCCGCTTCAGCCGCAGCTGCTTTTGGTGCTGCTAGGGATGCGATTGTTATGGCCAATAATAACAGCCAAACAAGCGGTGTGGCACACGTGAATGATAGTTATGAGAATACAAATATGAACGAATTCATGGACGATGATTTGGTATTTGACATGCCTAATGTGCTCATGAATATGGCTGAAGGAATGCTTCTCAGCCCACCTCGTCCTTCTGCCTTTGATGCTGCTTACTACGACGCTGATGGTTTCACTGGAGGCAACGATTACTTGTGGAACTTTCCTTGA
- the LOC104782066 gene encoding fructose-bisphosphate aldolase 6, cytosolic (The sequence of the model RefSeq protein was modified relative to this genomic sequence to represent the inferred CDS: added 46 bases not found in genome assembly), with protein sequence MRVLFYFIILIIINIIILNFSLYPVLFIDFDSSTMSCFTTKFADELIANAAYIGTPGKGILAADESTGTIGKRLASINVENVESNRRALRELLFTTPGALPCLSGVILFEETLYQKSSNGTPFVEMLKSAGVLPGIKVDKGTVELAGTNGETTTQGLDGLGERCKKYYEAGARFAKWRAVLKIGLNEPSELAIHENAYGLARYAVICQENGLVPIVEPEILVDGSHDIHKCAAVTERVLAACYKALSDHHVLLEGTLLKPNMVTPGSESAKVAPEVIAEHTVRALQRTVPAAVPAIVFLSGGQSEEEATRNLNAMNQLKTKKPWFLSFSFGRALQQSTLKTWGGKEENVKKAQEAFLVRCKANSEATLGAYKGDAKLGEGAAESLHVKDYKY encoded by the exons tcatcctcaactTCTCTCTTTATCCAGTTCTCTTCATCGATTTCGATTCTTCAACCATGTCTTGCTTCACCACCAAATTCGCCG ATGAGCTGATTGCTAACGCTGCTTACATCGGCACACCTGGGAAAGGTATCCTTGCGGCGGATGAGTCAACTGGTACCATCGGGAAACGTCTCGCTAGCATCAATGTGGAGAACGTTGAATCAAACAGACGTGCTCTTCGTGAGCTTCTCTTCACTACTCCTGGAGCTCTTCCTTGTCTCAGTGGTGTTATCCTCTTTGAAGAAACTCTCTACCAGAAGAGCTCTAATG GTACACCTTTTGTTGAGATGTTGAAGAGTGCAGGTGTTTTGCCTGGTATTAAGGTTGACAAGGGTACCGTTGAGCTTGCTGGAACCAATGGTGAGACGACTACACAGGGTCTTGATGGTCTTGGTGAGCGTTGCAAGAAGTATTACGAGGCTGGTGCTCGTTTTGCTAAGTGGCGTGCCGTGCTTAAGATTGGTCTGAACGAGCCCTCTGAGTTAGCTATCCATGAGAACGCTTATGGATTGGCTAGGTACGCTGTCATTTGTCAAGAGAACGGTCTTGTGCCGATTGTGGAGCCTGAGATTCTTGTTGACGGGTCTCATGACATCCACAAGTGTGCTGCAGTGACAGAGCGTGTTCTTGCTGCTTGCTACAAAGCCCTGAGTGATCACCATGTCTTGCTTGAAGGAACACTTTTGAAACCAAACATGGTTACTCCAGGGTCTGAGAGTGCCAAGGTTGCACCAGAGGTGATCGCAGAGCACACTGTCCGCGCCCTTCAGAGGACTGTGCCTGCAGCGGTGCCAGCCATAGTGTTCTTGTCGGGTGGACAGAGCGAGGAAGAAGCGACAAGGAACCTTAACGCCATGAACCAGTTGAAGACTAAGAAGCCTTGGTTTCTGTCCTTTTCGTTTGGAAGGGCTTTGCAGCAGAGCACATTGAAGACTTGGGGAGGAAAAGAGGAGAATGTGAAGAAGGCTCAGGAAGCGTTCTTGGTTAGGTGCAAGGCTAACTCGGAGGCCACACTTGGTGCGTACAAAGGTGATGCCAAGCTTGGTGAAGGTGCAGCAGAGAGCCTTCACGTTAAAGATTACAAGTACTAA
- the LOC104782067 gene encoding uncharacterized protein LOC104782067: protein MRGLASCYSEHAIKVSDTYCSGPSNHSYLSPTLPPSIPDTVTTTYKSNLPSSHKPVSVSLTWSDNLTVVISTPPKSYSVSLRKPKGSRKLTSSSGSLNAEIFWDLSEAEHGNNNGPEPTGRFFVVVVINSDTTLKIGDVDHRGREGTSPSSSSSWRVSRTERFSGTCWLTTKAQFSDVGTKHEIQIQCGGSGGEEGYLWKLNSPETMSVYVDKRKVFAVKKLKWNFRGNQTMFFDGMLIDMMWDLHDWFYKETTTATTSSSTSSSSSSSTSSSSSPPCAVFMFRRRSGLDSRLWIDDDEEESNRIMKTKVGSLDENHSFSLIICASKK from the coding sequence ATGAGAGGTCTCGCGTCTTGTTACAGTGAACACGCGATTAAAGTATCAGATACATACTGTTCAGGTCCTTCAAATCACTCATACCTATCTCCGACATTACCACCTTCGATCCCAGACACGGTAACCACCACTTATAAATCCAATCTCCCTTCTTCCCACAAACCCGTCTCTGTTTCTTTAACCTGGTCTGATAACCTCACCGTCGTCATCTCAACGCCGCCCAAGTCTTACTCTGTTTCGCTTAGGAAACCTAAAGGATCAAGAAAGCTTACTTCTTCCTCCGGTTCACTCAACGCCGAGATCTTTTGGGATCTATCTGAAGCAGAGCACGGAAACAACAACGGACCTGAACCTACCGGGAgattcttcgtcgtcgtcgtcattaATTCCGATACTACCCTTAAGATCGGCGACGTTGACCACCGTGGGAGAGAGGGAACGTCACCGTCTTCTTCGTCATCGTGGAGAGTCTCGAGAACAGAGAGATTCTCTGGAACTTGCTGGCTCACGACGAAAGCTCAATTCTCCGACGTCGGAACGAAACACGAGATTCAGATTCAATGCGGCGGGAGCGGAGGAGAAGAAGGGTATTTATGGAAACTGAATAGTCCTGAAACGATGTCGGTTTACGTGGATAAGAGGAAAGTGTTTGCGGTGAAGAAGCTTAAATGGAACTTTAGAGGGAACCAAACAATGTTCTTCGATGGGATGCTTATAGATATGATGTGGGATTTACACGACTGGTTCTACAAAGAGACAACAACGGCGACGACGTCTTCTTCGACTagttcgtcttcctcttcttcgactAGTTCATCGTCGTCACCTCCGTGTGCTGTGTTTATGTTTAGGAGGAGGAGTGGTTTGGATAGTAGACTGTGGATtgatgacgatgaagaagagagtAATAGGATTATGAAGACGAAGGTTGGATCATTAGATGAGAATCATTCGTTTTCTCTTATCATTTGTGCTTCTAAAAAGtga